Proteins from a single region of Streptomyces spinoverrucosus:
- a CDS encoding zf-HC2 domain-containing protein, which produces MRSLERHRDVGAYALGVLDEADAFRFEDHLMECPQCSVQVTEFGPAARQLMLYRRATPRSVHPMAGPGPRLLDRLLGEVAARRRAGRRMRLFAVAAAVVCAVAGPAIAIVAERGDQAVRLEATDERSGVWAQVTTEDAPWGSKVVLEVKDAAGPRACQLIVIGGDGSEETATNWTVPRHDARPNTMQGATALHPDQIDRYEVRTSTGERLVTLDPK; this is translated from the coding sequence ATGAGGTCCCTGGAGAGGCATCGCGACGTCGGCGCGTACGCGCTCGGCGTGCTGGACGAGGCGGACGCCTTCCGTTTCGAGGACCACCTCATGGAGTGCCCTCAGTGCTCCGTGCAGGTCACTGAATTCGGCCCCGCCGCACGGCAGTTGATGCTCTACCGGCGGGCCACCCCACGCTCGGTGCACCCCATGGCCGGGCCCGGGCCGCGACTGCTGGACCGGCTGCTGGGCGAGGTCGCGGCACGGCGTCGGGCCGGGCGGCGGATGCGGCTGTTCGCCGTGGCCGCCGCGGTGGTGTGCGCCGTGGCCGGACCCGCGATCGCGATCGTGGCCGAGCGCGGGGACCAGGCGGTACGCCTCGAGGCCACCGACGAGCGCTCCGGTGTGTGGGCGCAGGTCACGACCGAGGACGCGCCCTGGGGCAGCAAGGTGGTGCTGGAGGTCAAGGACGCGGCCGGCCCCCGGGCCTGCCAACTGATCGTGATCGGCGGCGACGGCTCGGAGGAGACGGCGACCAACTGGACCGTCCCCCGGCACGACGCCCGCCCCAACACCATGCAGGGCGCCACCGCCCTGCACCCCGACCAGATCGACCGCTACGAGGTGCGGACGTCGACCGGGGAGCGGCTGGTGACGCTGGACCCCAAATAG
- a CDS encoding SigB/SigF/SigG family RNA polymerase sigma factor — MTTVVTTAPTETVTRPARDAPDTAAAFRRLAALPDGPEKDRVQEELLRAWLPMAHRIAWRFRDKGETTDDLRQVAALGLLKAIRRFDPGRGAFEPFAIPTIRGELRRHFRDRMWDVRVPRRVQDLRNTVRAACVELAHTPGSPHPTVAQLVHRTGLCEAEVREGMAALESYSALSLDAANGDGDADGPSLADLLGEPDDGFQLVVDRESVKDAVRRLPQRERAILYLRFFEDWTQSRIAERMGLSQMHVSRLLTQTCARIRDETLRPTESRGR, encoded by the coding sequence ATGACGACCGTCGTCACCACAGCCCCGACCGAGACCGTCACCCGCCCGGCCCGCGACGCCCCCGACACCGCCGCCGCCTTCCGCCGTCTGGCCGCGCTGCCGGACGGACCGGAGAAGGACCGGGTGCAGGAGGAGCTGCTGCGGGCGTGGCTGCCGATGGCCCACCGGATCGCCTGGCGCTTCCGGGACAAGGGGGAGACCACCGACGACCTGCGGCAGGTCGCCGCGCTCGGACTGCTGAAGGCGATACGCCGGTTCGATCCGGGCCGGGGCGCCTTCGAACCGTTCGCGATACCGACGATCAGGGGTGAGCTGCGCCGCCACTTCCGTGACCGGATGTGGGACGTGCGCGTGCCCCGCCGCGTCCAGGACCTGCGCAACACGGTCCGGGCCGCCTGCGTCGAACTGGCCCACACCCCCGGCAGCCCGCACCCCACCGTCGCCCAGCTCGTCCACCGCACCGGCCTGTGCGAGGCGGAGGTCCGCGAAGGCATGGCGGCCCTGGAGAGCTACAGCGCGCTGTCCCTGGACGCGGCGAACGGCGACGGCGACGCCGACGGCCCGAGCCTCGCGGACCTCTTGGGCGAACCCGACGACGGATTCCAGCTCGTCGTCGACCGCGAGAGCGTCAAGGACGCCGTACGGCGGCTGCCCCAGCGCGAACGCGCCATCCTCTACCTGCGCTTCTTCGAGGACTGGACCCAGAGCCGGATCGCCGAGCGGATGGGCCTCTCCCAGATGCACGTCTCCCGGCTGCTCACCCAGACCTGCGCCCGGATCCGCGACGAGACACTCCGCCCGACCGAATCCCGTGGGCGCTAG
- a CDS encoding Fpg/Nei family DNA glycosylase, with protein MPELPEVEALKDFLTDHLVGHEIVRVLPVAISVLKTYDPPLSAVEGHQVVAVHRYGKFLDLQTDGGPHLVTHLARAGWLQWKDRLPDGPPRPGKGPLALRVALETGAGFDLTEAGTQKRLAVYLVADPQQVPGVARLGPDPLADDFDEARFTALLQDERRQLKGALRDQSLIAGVGNAYSDEILHAAKMSPFKLAASLTPEETRRLYEALRTTLTEAVERSRGLAAGRLKAEKKSGLRVHGRTGEPCPVCGDTIREVSFSDSSLQYCPTCQTGGRPLADRRLSRLLK; from the coding sequence ATGCCGGAACTGCCCGAGGTCGAAGCGCTCAAGGACTTCCTGACCGACCACCTCGTCGGCCACGAGATCGTGCGCGTGCTGCCCGTCGCGATCAGTGTGCTGAAGACGTACGACCCACCCCTGTCGGCCGTCGAGGGCCACCAGGTCGTGGCCGTGCACCGGTACGGCAAGTTCCTGGACCTTCAGACGGACGGCGGCCCGCATCTGGTGACCCACCTGGCCCGCGCCGGCTGGCTCCAGTGGAAGGACCGCCTCCCCGACGGCCCGCCCCGTCCCGGCAAGGGTCCGCTGGCGCTGCGCGTGGCCCTGGAGACCGGCGCGGGCTTCGACCTCACCGAGGCCGGCACGCAGAAGCGGCTCGCGGTGTACCTCGTGGCGGATCCGCAGCAGGTGCCCGGCGTCGCCCGGCTCGGCCCCGACCCACTCGCCGACGACTTCGACGAGGCCCGCTTCACCGCCCTGCTCCAGGACGAGCGCCGCCAACTCAAGGGCGCCCTGCGCGACCAGAGCCTCATCGCCGGCGTCGGCAACGCCTACAGCGACGAGATCCTGCACGCGGCGAAGATGTCCCCGTTCAAACTGGCCGCGTCCCTCACCCCCGAGGAGACCCGAAGACTGTACGAGGCCCTGCGCACGACGCTCACGGAAGCCGTCGAGCGCTCGCGCGGCCTGGCGGCCGGACGGCTCAAGGCCGAGAAGAAGAGCGGCCTGCGCGTGCACGGCCGCACCGGCGAGCCCTGTCCGGTGTGCGGCGACACCATCCGCGAGGTCTCCTTCAGCGACTCCTCGCTGCAGTACTGTCCGACCTGCCAGACCGGTGGCAGGCCGCTCGCCGACCGCAGGCTGTCCCGGCTGCTCAAGTGA
- a CDS encoding PP2C family protein-serine/threonine phosphatase, producing the protein MTTADPGEGRLEEFLANPDNVALDLSTAVARCSKALGLQHSVVYLADLQQRRLVPLTDVASALPVDDSLAGWTYRTQSLRVEESETGGMTAWLPLLDGAERLGVLAVHCPVLSPVALRRSRALAALLAMMITSARAYKESFVRRTRTEPMQLPAEMLRAFLPPRTIGTGHVISTAVLEPAYELGGDAFDHALTETTLHAAVLDAMGHNLASGLTTAVSLAACRNARRTGADLPELVQSVDDALARWLPEQFCTGVLMQLDLASGVLRWTNCGHPAPLLIRDQRLLVDALERDADPPMGLPSVLADRSRKVHEVALQPGDRVLLYTDGVTEARIRDGDMFGLERFADYVIRATAAGELAPETLRKLIHSILDAQPGRLRDDATILLVEWWPPTR; encoded by the coding sequence GTGACGACGGCGGACCCCGGCGAGGGCCGACTGGAGGAGTTCCTCGCCAATCCGGACAACGTGGCGCTCGACCTGTCCACCGCCGTGGCCCGCTGCTCCAAGGCGCTCGGCCTGCAGCACTCCGTGGTCTACCTCGCCGACCTCCAGCAGCGCCGGCTGGTCCCGCTGACCGACGTCGCCTCCGCACTGCCCGTCGACGACTCCCTCGCGGGCTGGACGTACCGCACCCAGTCCCTGCGGGTGGAGGAGTCCGAGACCGGCGGCATGACGGCATGGCTCCCGCTGCTGGACGGGGCGGAGCGGCTCGGCGTGCTCGCGGTGCACTGCCCGGTGCTCAGCCCCGTCGCACTGCGCCGCAGCCGGGCCCTGGCCGCACTGCTGGCCATGATGATCACGTCCGCGCGGGCGTACAAGGAGTCCTTCGTTCGACGGACCCGCACCGAACCGATGCAGCTGCCCGCCGAGATGCTGCGCGCCTTTCTGCCGCCCCGCACGATCGGCACCGGGCACGTCATCTCCACGGCCGTACTGGAGCCCGCCTACGAGCTCGGCGGCGACGCCTTCGACCACGCCCTCACCGAGACCACGCTGCACGCCGCGGTCCTCGACGCCATGGGCCACAACCTGGCGTCGGGGCTCACCACTGCCGTGTCGCTGGCCGCCTGCCGCAACGCCCGGCGCACCGGCGCCGACCTGCCGGAGCTGGTGCAGAGCGTGGACGACGCGCTGGCCCGGTGGCTGCCGGAGCAGTTCTGCACCGGCGTGCTCATGCAGCTGGACCTGGCGAGCGGCGTGCTGCGCTGGACCAACTGCGGGCACCCGGCACCCCTGCTGATCCGGGACCAGCGGCTGCTCGTCGACGCGCTGGAGCGCGATGCTGATCCGCCGATGGGGCTGCCGTCGGTGCTGGCCGACCGGTCGCGGAAGGTGCACGAGGTCGCGCTCCAGCCCGGTGACCGGGTGTTGCTGTACACCGACGGGGTCACCGAGGCGCGGATCCGGGACGGCGACATGTTCGGTCTGGAGCGGTTCGCCGACTACGTCATCCGGGCCACCGCCGCGGGCGAGCTGGCGCCGGAGACCCTGCGCAAGCTGATCCACTCGATCCTCGACGCACAGCCGGGCCGGCTCCGCGACGACGCGACGATCCTGCTGGTCGAGTGGTGGCCGCCGACCCGCTGA
- a CDS encoding lipase maturation factor family protein codes for MEWFTAPDYWLTRLVFQRALAAVYLVAFLTAALQFRALIGARGMLPVPRYTEYVPFKRAPSLFQLHYSDRFFAVCAWAGCAVSAALLAGVDSMVPLWAGMLLWVLPWLLYLSIVNVGQTWYSFGWESLLLEVGFLAVFLGNDEVAPPIVVLFLLRWILFRVEFGAGLIKLRGDACWRKLTCLDYHHETQPMPGPLSWFFHHLPRPLHRVEVAANHFTQLVVPVLLFTPQPIATAAAALMVVTQLWLVLSGNFSWLNWITIVLALAAIQFPTDPPSVPGAPLWYAVVVLAVAALIAFLSYRPVTNMISRRQVMNRSFDPLHLVNTYGAFGSVSRVRYEVVIEGTADAVPHEDSDWREYEFKGKPGDPRHWPRQFAPYHLRLDWLMWFAALSPAYAGSWFGALVERLLENDRDTLRLLRRSPFPPDEPPRFIRARLFRYRYTTWRELRETGACWDRTYVREYLPPTRLAEAAQRS; via the coding sequence GTGGAGTGGTTCACCGCACCCGACTACTGGCTGACCCGGCTGGTCTTCCAGCGGGCCCTGGCGGCCGTCTATCTGGTCGCGTTCCTGACGGCGGCCCTGCAGTTCCGGGCGCTGATCGGGGCTCGCGGCATGCTCCCGGTCCCGCGCTATACCGAGTACGTACCGTTCAAGCGGGCGCCCAGCCTCTTCCAGCTCCACTACTCCGACCGCTTCTTCGCGGTGTGTGCCTGGGCGGGCTGCGCGGTGTCGGCGGCGCTGCTGGCGGGCGTGGACTCGATGGTGCCGCTGTGGGCCGGGATGCTGCTGTGGGTGCTGCCCTGGCTGCTGTACCTGTCGATCGTCAACGTCGGCCAGACCTGGTACTCGTTCGGCTGGGAGTCCCTGCTCCTGGAGGTCGGCTTCCTCGCGGTCTTCCTCGGCAACGACGAGGTGGCACCGCCGATCGTGGTGCTGTTCCTGCTGCGCTGGATCCTGTTCCGGGTGGAGTTCGGCGCGGGCCTGATCAAGCTGCGCGGCGACGCCTGCTGGCGCAAGCTGACCTGCCTGGACTACCACCACGAGACCCAGCCGATGCCGGGCCCGCTGAGCTGGTTCTTCCACCATCTCCCCCGGCCGCTGCACCGCGTCGAGGTGGCCGCCAACCACTTCACCCAACTCGTCGTGCCGGTCCTGCTGTTCACCCCGCAGCCGATCGCCACGGCCGCCGCCGCGCTGATGGTCGTCACCCAGCTGTGGCTGGTCCTGTCCGGCAACTTCTCCTGGCTGAACTGGATCACCATCGTGCTCGCCCTGGCGGCGATCCAGTTCCCCACCGACCCGCCGTCCGTGCCCGGCGCTCCGCTCTGGTACGCGGTCGTGGTCCTGGCCGTGGCCGCGCTGATCGCGTTCCTCAGCTACCGCCCCGTCACCAACATGATCTCCCGCCGCCAGGTCATGAACCGCTCCTTCGACCCGCTCCACCTGGTCAACACCTACGGCGCCTTCGGCAGCGTCAGCCGGGTCCGCTACGAGGTGGTCATCGAGGGCACCGCCGACGCCGTACCGCACGAGGACTCCGACTGGCGGGAGTACGAGTTCAAGGGCAAACCCGGCGATCCACGGCACTGGCCGCGCCAGTTCGCGCCGTACCATCTGCGGCTGGACTGGCTGATGTGGTTCGCGGCGCTCTCCCCGGCCTACGCGGGCTCGTGGTTCGGCGCCCTGGTCGAACGCCTGCTGGAGAACGACCGCGACACCCTGAGGCTGCTGCGCCGCTCCCCCTTCCCGCCCGACGAGCCCCCGCGCTTCATCCGCGCCCGCCTCTTCCGCTACCGGTACACGACCTGGCGGGAGCTGCGGGAGACGGGCGCGTGCTGGGACCGGACGTATGTGCGGGAGTATCTGCCGCCGACGCGGCTGGCGGAGGCAGCTCAGAGGTCGTAG
- a CDS encoding CapA family protein — protein sequence MIVGIARSRQVALALTAVLAAAAACQARDEEPVARPGPPAATAATAAGPRAFTLVATGDVLPHTSVIEQARFDAGGLGHDFVPMFAGVAPVVSRADLALCHMETVFGENGRYSGDRVFRSPPEIAQGLADTGYDSCSTASEHTLDDGTRGIRRTLDALDRAGLRHAGSARTVEEALTVTILPAGTARVAHLAYTLGPRGHRRPPAGQPWPVNLIDESRILADAQTARRAGADVVVLSLHWGTEWQDQPDQQQLSLARTLTAATTGGRPDIDLIVGTHAHVPQAYEKVNGTWVIYGMGNQVAGQMTNRRRAPDPRANQSTIGRFTFAPPARPGGRWEVTKAEYIPQLFDIDAGRVVNLNTALAQGADVTGVRERIQQVVLGRGAAKDGLVMGE from the coding sequence ATGATCGTAGGTATCGCACGCAGTCGGCAGGTGGCGCTGGCGCTGACCGCTGTGCTCGCCGCGGCTGCCGCCTGTCAGGCCCGCGACGAGGAGCCCGTCGCCCGCCCGGGCCCGCCGGCCGCCACGGCCGCCACCGCCGCCGGCCCCCGTGCCTTCACCCTCGTCGCCACCGGCGACGTCCTGCCGCACACGTCCGTCATCGAGCAGGCCCGCTTCGACGCGGGCGGCCTCGGCCACGACTTCGTGCCCATGTTCGCCGGCGTGGCGCCCGTGGTCTCCCGCGCCGACCTGGCGCTGTGTCACATGGAGACCGTGTTCGGCGAGAACGGCCGCTACTCCGGGGACCGCGTTTTCAGGTCCCCGCCGGAAATCGCCCAGGGCCTCGCCGACACCGGCTACGACAGCTGCTCCACCGCCTCCGAACACACCCTCGACGACGGCACGAGGGGCATCCGCCGCACCCTGGACGCCCTCGACCGGGCCGGCCTCCGCCACGCCGGGTCGGCACGCACCGTGGAGGAGGCGCTCACGGTCACGATCCTGCCCGCGGGCACGGCGCGGGTCGCCCACCTCGCCTACACCCTGGGCCCCCGCGGCCACCGGCGGCCCCCCGCCGGGCAGCCCTGGCCCGTCAACCTGATCGACGAGAGCCGGATCCTCGCGGACGCCCAGACCGCCCGGCGGGCCGGCGCCGACGTCGTCGTCCTCTCCCTGCACTGGGGCACCGAGTGGCAGGACCAGCCGGACCAGCAGCAGCTGTCCCTGGCCCGGACCCTCACGGCCGCCACCACCGGCGGCCGCCCCGACATCGACCTCATCGTCGGCACCCACGCCCACGTCCCGCAGGCGTACGAGAAGGTCAACGGCACCTGGGTGATCTACGGCATGGGCAACCAGGTCGCCGGCCAGATGACCAACCGCCGACGCGCCCCGGACCCGCGCGCCAACCAGTCCACGATCGGCCGCTTCACCTTCGCCCCGCCCGCCCGTCCCGGCGGCCGCTGGGAGGTGACGAAGGCCGAGTACATCCCGCAGTTGTTCGACATCGACGCCGGGCGGGTGGTCAACCTCAACACCGCTCTCGCCCAGGGCGCCGACGTGACCGGCGTGCGCGAGCGCATCCAGCAGGTCGTCCTCGGCCGGGGCGCGGCAAAGGACGGGCTGGTGATGGGGGAGTAG
- a CDS encoding SpoIIE family protein phosphatase, which produces MVDRGASALSLPDDWPAHPDPILALNQMGSFDWDLDNGLFHMDAQAHEVFDLRPDEYDGRPESLTVRVPPAEGRRLDSLVAQAIKDGSENYGAYFRIRRRDGTLRWTHTQGYIRRDDTGRPRRIIGILRDATRELNEYAARRDQTAWNLAGRRDQSNVVQLITAALANARTVQDVIDVLKDTQGVTHLGATSLVMGLLEAGRIRLVAEGPEGSFVPGTLITRIDEPYPMSEVVRTLSPRFIESPQEFADGYPILWPHITDLDITSAAYLPLIVQARPIGAMGLLYNDRHGFTTDERNILVALGSSIAQSLQRAMFYEQEKDLAGGLQQAMLPRTIPSVRGADVAVRYRSASLGRDIGGDWYDLIPLPGGRVGAVIGDVQGHDTHAAAVMGQLRIVLRAYAAEGHTPATVMARASVFLHELDTDRFATCLYAEADLATGVVQVVRAGHIDPLIRAPDGSCRRAPVQGGLPLGLSAEFGRLAYPVGTIELDPGHTLILCTDGLVEQPGADLDDGMQVLTALVASGPQDVWKLADSLIDVAEERGGDDDVALLLLRRRGADAPQSGGRLQQHVAPGDPDALRQARHMIRAAVRAWGAADRCDEVELVADELITNALMHTEGAAIVTLRVLTDTDRRLRVEVEDSSSALPRRREAGASGVSGRGLLLVDTLTDVWGVEARGGGKCVWCEFVVPQRD; this is translated from the coding sequence ATGGTTGATCGGGGAGCGAGCGCCCTGTCACTCCCGGACGACTGGCCCGCCCACCCGGACCCGATCCTGGCGCTCAACCAGATGGGCAGCTTCGACTGGGACCTGGACAACGGTCTGTTCCACATGGACGCCCAGGCCCACGAGGTCTTCGACCTGCGCCCCGACGAGTACGACGGCCGCCCCGAGTCCCTGACCGTGCGCGTGCCCCCGGCCGAGGGGCGGCGGCTGGACAGCCTGGTGGCCCAGGCCATCAAGGACGGCAGCGAGAACTACGGCGCGTACTTCCGTATCCGCCGCCGCGACGGCACCCTGCGCTGGACCCACACCCAGGGCTACATCCGCCGCGACGACACGGGCCGGCCGCGCCGGATCATCGGCATCCTCCGGGACGCCACCCGCGAGCTCAACGAGTACGCGGCGCGCCGCGACCAGACCGCCTGGAACCTGGCCGGCCGCCGGGACCAGAGCAACGTCGTGCAGCTCATCACGGCCGCCCTCGCCAACGCCCGCACCGTCCAGGACGTCATCGACGTCCTCAAGGACACCCAGGGTGTCACCCACCTGGGCGCGACCAGCCTGGTCATGGGCCTGCTGGAGGCCGGGCGGATCCGGCTGGTCGCCGAGGGCCCCGAGGGCAGCTTCGTACCCGGCACCCTGATCACCCGGATCGACGAGCCCTACCCGATGAGCGAGGTGGTGCGCACGCTCAGCCCGCGGTTCATCGAGTCCCCGCAGGAGTTCGCCGACGGCTACCCGATCCTGTGGCCGCACATCACCGACCTCGACATCACCTCGGCCGCCTACCTGCCGCTCATCGTCCAGGCGCGCCCCATCGGCGCGATGGGCCTGCTCTACAACGACCGCCACGGCTTCACGACCGACGAACGCAACATCCTCGTCGCCCTCGGCAGCAGCATCGCGCAGAGCCTGCAGCGCGCGATGTTCTACGAGCAGGAGAAGGACCTCGCCGGCGGTCTCCAGCAGGCCATGCTGCCGCGCACCATCCCCAGTGTGCGGGGCGCCGACGTCGCCGTCCGCTACCGCTCGGCCTCCCTCGGCCGGGACATCGGCGGCGACTGGTACGACCTGATCCCGCTGCCGGGTGGCCGGGTCGGCGCGGTCATCGGCGACGTCCAGGGCCACGACACGCACGCCGCCGCCGTGATGGGCCAGCTGCGCATCGTCCTGCGCGCGTACGCCGCCGAGGGCCACACACCGGCCACGGTGATGGCCCGGGCCTCCGTCTTCCTGCACGAACTGGACACCGACCGCTTCGCGACCTGCCTGTACGCCGAGGCCGACCTCGCCACCGGAGTCGTCCAGGTCGTCCGGGCCGGCCACATCGACCCCCTGATCCGGGCCCCGGACGGCAGCTGCCGCCGCGCCCCCGTCCAGGGCGGCCTGCCGCTCGGCCTGTCCGCCGAGTTCGGGCGCCTGGCGTATCCCGTCGGCACCATCGAGCTCGACCCCGGGCACACGCTGATCCTGTGCACCGACGGCCTGGTCGAACAGCCCGGCGCCGACCTCGACGACGGTATGCAGGTCCTCACCGCGCTCGTCGCCTCCGGCCCGCAGGACGTGTGGAAACTCGCCGACTCGCTCATCGACGTGGCCGAGGAGCGCGGCGGCGACGACGACGTGGCGCTGCTCCTGCTGCGCCGCCGCGGCGCGGACGCCCCGCAGAGCGGCGGCCGCCTCCAGCAGCACGTCGCGCCCGGCGACCCCGACGCCCTCCGGCAGGCCCGGCACATGATCCGCGCCGCCGTGCGCGCCTGGGGCGCCGCCGACCGCTGCGACGAGGTCGAACTCGTCGCCGACGAGCTGATCACCAACGCCCTGATGCACACCGAGGGCGCCGCGATCGTCACCCTGCGGGTCCTGACCGACACCGACCGGCGGCTGCGTGTCGAGGTCGAGGACTCCTCCAGCGCCCTGCCCCGCCGCCGCGAGGCCGGCGCCTCCGGCGTCTCCGGCCGCGGTCTGCTGCTCGTCGACACGCTCACGGACGTGTGGGGCGTGGAGGCGCGGGGCGGCGGCAAGTGCGTGTGGTGCGAGTTCGTGGTGCCGCAACGGGACTGA
- a CDS encoding DUF6777 domain-containing protein translates to MPRTRRENVVRTPTGTLVAACALSAALLTAGCGTEGGEVATAGGELLLQPVRDQGPDPFTDSTATSSATPAPVTRTPQSAPAAGSGPDLTAPATLTGVRSYSGLTPGLYGGRARAGSCDVERQIRLLTADRGRAQAFARAAGVSEASIPGYLRGLTSAELRADTRVTNHGYRDGRATARQAVLQAGTAVLVDNRGVPRVRCACGNPLGAPVAMRGTPGSGGRAWAGYRPTEVIRVTPASQVITDITLDNVVDDTWIERRIGQDVRHDRVVPRPELRPDRPSPSRPRPQGSAPSDGASSAEGGEEAAPVPAEPATGAATPTPEEPVTGAATPTPEGDAPLLPPEGDAPLLPPESGAPLLPPEDSGTAPSLPAEPTLQEPVEPRAPADEIGPETVPETPDLPDGGGLVPDDPDVSDDVGDTDAPETTDSILGSMTDLFAS, encoded by the coding sequence ATGCCCAGGACGAGGCGGGAGAACGTGGTGCGCACACCCACCGGAACCTTGGTCGCGGCCTGCGCGCTCTCGGCGGCCCTGCTCACCGCCGGCTGCGGCACCGAGGGCGGCGAGGTCGCGACAGCGGGCGGGGAGCTCTTGCTCCAGCCGGTCAGGGACCAGGGCCCGGACCCCTTCACGGACTCCACGGCCACCTCCTCGGCTACCCCGGCGCCCGTCACCCGAACGCCGCAGTCTGCCCCGGCGGCCGGGTCGGGCCCCGACCTCACCGCCCCGGCGACCCTCACCGGCGTGCGCTCCTACTCCGGCCTGACCCCCGGCCTCTACGGCGGCCGGGCCCGGGCCGGCAGCTGCGACGTCGAACGCCAGATCCGCCTGCTCACCGCCGACCGGGGCAGGGCCCAGGCCTTCGCCCGCGCCGCAGGTGTCTCCGAGGCGTCGATCCCGGGCTATCTGCGCGGGCTCACCTCCGCCGAACTGCGCGCCGACACCCGGGTCACCAATCACGGGTACCGCGACGGCCGCGCCACAGCCCGCCAGGCCGTCCTCCAGGCGGGCACCGCAGTCCTCGTGGACAACCGGGGCGTACCCCGCGTCCGCTGCGCCTGCGGCAACCCGCTCGGCGCGCCCGTCGCCATGCGGGGCACGCCGGGCAGCGGCGGCCGGGCGTGGGCCGGGTACCGGCCCACCGAGGTGATCAGGGTGACCCCGGCGTCCCAGGTCATCACCGACATCACCCTCGACAACGTCGTCGACGACACCTGGATCGAGCGGCGGATCGGGCAGGACGTCCGGCACGACAGGGTCGTACCGAGGCCGGAGTTGCGGCCGGACCGGCCGAGCCCGTCGCGTCCGCGACCGCAGGGGAGCGCGCCGAGCGACGGGGCCTCCTCGGCGGAGGGCGGCGAGGAGGCGGCCCCGGTGCCGGCGGAGCCCGCGACCGGCGCGGCCACGCCGACGCCCGAGGAGCCCGTGACCGGCGCGGCCACGCCCACGCCGGAGGGCGACGCCCCGCTCCTGCCTCCGGAGGGCGACGCCCCGCTCCTGCCTCCGGAGAGCGGCGCCCCGCTCCTGCCCCCGGAGGACAGCGGGACGGCCCCCTCGCTGCCCGCCGAGCCGACCCTTCAGGAGCCCGTCGAGCCCAGGGCCCCCGCGGACGAGATCGGCCCCGAGACCGTCCCGGAGACCCCCGACCTGCCCGACGGCGGCGGACTCGTCCCGGACGACCCGGACGTGAGCGACGACGTGGGTGACACGGACGCCCCGGAGACCACCGACAGCATCCTCGGCAGCATGACGGACCTCTTCGCGAGCTGA
- a CDS encoding sigma-70 family RNA polymerase sigma factor, with protein MTAGTTITNGTTAEHELAALQREHGRPLFALLLRLCDGDRQRAEDLVQETLVRAWQHPEALRAETFESVRPWLLTVGRRLAIDARRARQARPPEVGDAVLENARVCADHAERSAATVDVREAVKTLTPEHREVLVLVYFQGASVAEAAQALGIPPGTVKSRAYYALRALRRVLPGYAADLR; from the coding sequence ATGACGGCCGGAACCACCATCACCAACGGGACGACCGCCGAGCACGAGCTCGCCGCGCTCCAGCGGGAGCACGGCCGACCGCTCTTCGCACTGCTGCTCAGGCTCTGCGACGGCGACCGGCAGCGCGCCGAGGACCTGGTCCAGGAGACCCTCGTCCGCGCCTGGCAACACCCCGAGGCGCTGCGCGCCGAGACCTTCGAGTCCGTACGGCCCTGGCTGCTGACCGTGGGCCGACGGCTCGCGATCGACGCCCGGCGGGCCCGGCAGGCCCGCCCGCCCGAGGTCGGCGACGCGGTCCTGGAGAACGCCCGGGTGTGCGCCGATCACGCCGAACGGTCGGCCGCGACCGTCGACGTGCGCGAGGCTGTGAAGACACTCACGCCGGAACACCGTGAAGTTCTGGTGCTGGTGTACTTCCAGGGGGCGAGTGTGGCGGAAGCGGCCCAGGCCCTGGGGATTCCGCCCGGTACCGTGAAGTCCCGCGCGTACTACGCGCTGCGCGCCCTGCGCCGGGTGCTTCCGGGTTACGCGGCCGACCTGCGGTGA